A genome region from Cucurbita pepo subsp. pepo cultivar mu-cu-16 chromosome LG02, ASM280686v2, whole genome shotgun sequence includes the following:
- the LOC111789072 gene encoding aspartic proteinase PCS1-like, which yields MPLSLLLLSLFGLLFSPSNSLSLSFPLTSHSVSSQEASLSLSSKTKSHGKFPFQYSNALVVSVPIGSPPQQMDMVVDTGSQLSWIQCHGKVRRKSVKSMINVFDPYLSSSFSFLPCNTTLCRPRIPDFTLPTSCDPTRHCHYSYFYADGTLAEGNLVTEKFTFSNSLTTRSILLGCALASTQNRGMLGMNIGRLSFISQAKISKFSYCVPDRTGSDLTGLFYLGDNPNSAKFKYVNMLTFPKSRRSPNLDKLAYTLPMKGIIIGNNKLNISPAVFKPDPSGAGQTMIDSGSDLTYLVDEAYSKVREEMVRLVGPMMKKGYEYAAVADMCFDGAVAATVGRRIGDMWFQFENGVEILVGKGEGLLTEVEKGVKCVGIGRSDRLVTESNIIGNVHQQNMWVEYDLSNKRIGFGVAKCSGLKA from the coding sequence atgcctctctctctcctactGCTCTCCCTATTCGGTCTCTTATTCTCCCCATCAaactccctctccctctccttccCTCTGACCTCCCATTCTGTCTCCTCCCAAGAAGCCTCCCTTTCCCTCTCCTCCAAAACCAAATCCCATGGGAAGTTCCCCTTCCAGTACTCCAACGCCCTTGTGGTGTCTGTTCCCATTGGATCGCCGCCGCAGCAGATGGACATGGTCGTAGACACCGGCAGCCAACTGTCCTGGATTCAATGCCACGGCAAAGTAAGGAGAAAATCAGTGAAGTCCATGATTAATGTGTTTGACCCTTATCtctcctcctctttctctttccttccctGTAACACCACTCTGTGCAGACCCCGAATTCCCGATTTTACCCTTCCTACTTCTTGTGACCCAACTCGCCACTGCCACTACTCCTACTTCTACGCGGATGGGACCCTGGCCGAGGGTAATCTCGTCACTGAAAAATTCACCTTCTCCAATTCCTTAACTACCCGCTCCATCCTTCTGGGCTGCGCTTTGGCCTCCACCCAAAACAGGGGTATGTTGGGAATGAATATTGGACGCCTCTCCTTCATCTCCCAGGCCAAAATATCCAAGTTTTCCTATTGCGTTCCGGATCGAACCGGGTCGGATCTAACCGGCTTGTTCTACCTTGGAGACAACCCCAACTCCGCTAAATTCAAATACGTCAACATGTTGACTTTCCCCAAAAGTCGACGCTCCCCGAATCTTGACAAGTTGGCCTACACCCTCCCGATGAAGGGGATAATAATAGGCAACAACAAACTTAACATCTCGCCCGCCGTTTTCAAACCGGACCCATCTGGGGCCGGTCAGACCATGATCGACTCCGGCTCCGATTTGACGTATTTGGTAGATGAGGCCTACAGCAAGGTCAGAGAAGAGATGGTCAGATTAGTGGGGCCCATGATGAAGAAAGGATATGAATACGCCGCCGTCGCCGACATGTGTTTTGACGGCGCAGTGGCGGCGACGGTGGGTCGGAGGATCGGCGACATGTGGTTCCAGTTTGAGAATGGGGTGGAGATATTGGTCGGGAAAGGGGAAGGGTTATTGACGGAAGTGGAGAAAGGGGTGAAGTGCGTGGGGATCGGACGGTCAGATAGACTTGTGACTGAGAGTAATATAATCGGGAACGTTCATCAGCAGAATATGTGGGTGGAGTACGATCTGAGCAATAAGAGAATTGGGTTTGGTGTTGCTAAGTGTAGTGGATTGAAGGCATGA
- the LOC111787823 gene encoding pectinesterase inhibitor-like: protein MASSSFLAASSIVLLVLFFNGMVPMHVASQDDIISTICKKTRNPSFCFNVLNSAGTTDLKGLAIFTLDLANDKAAQSRVLAQSLESKAVDPKLKERYATCAKHFNNVVDDIVDGKNYLVKGDYNGVNSMASIAMTEAGDCLDSFMQLPKESSALSGNGKVVEDICSIILAIANLLLGRA from the coding sequence atggcatcTTCTAGTTTTCTTGCCGCCTCTTCCATTGTCCTTTTAGTTCTGTTCTTCAATGGGATGGTGCCCATGCATGTAGCTTCCCAAGACGACATCATTTCCACCATTTGCAAGAAAACTAGAAACCCATCTTTTTGCTTTAACGTGTTGAATTCTGCTGGCACCACAGACCTAAAAGGGCTAGCCATCTTCACCCTCGACCTTGCCAACGACAAGGCTGCTCAAAGTCGTGTCCTCGCCCAGTCCTTGGAGTCCAAGGCAGTCGATCCCAAGCTTAAAGAGCGCTATGCCACTTGTGCTAAACACTTCAACAATGTCGTCGACGACATCGTGGATGGGAAGAACTACTTGGTGAAAGGTGACTATAATGGCGTCAACAGTATGGCGTCTATAGCCATGACGGAGGCCGGCGACTGTCTGGACAGCTTCATGCAGCTGCCGAAGGAATCATCGGCGCTGTCTGGCAATGGGAAGGTTGTGGAAGATATTTGTAGTATCATCTTGGCTATAGCCAATCTTCTTCTTGGGCGTGCCTAa